One window from the genome of Haladaptatus paucihalophilus DX253 encodes:
- a CDS encoding DUF7692 domain-containing protein, translating to MRIKSDGKYEYRKDLYDQAGELLGESTRSKGLDASAEFTRRMMKNLERAADHPDMTAELAEILSTPRVTLEYRVESRVQVNE from the coding sequence ATGCGAATCAAGTCGGATGGAAAGTACGAGTATCGGAAAGATCTCTACGACCAAGCTGGTGAATTACTCGGCGAATCGACGAGGAGCAAAGGCCTCGATGCGAGTGCGGAGTTTACCCGACGGATGATGAAGAATCTCGAACGAGCTGCCGACCACCCAGATATGACGGCAGAACTAGCGGAGATTCTGAGTACACCACGGGTAACGCTCGAATACCGGGTCGAATCGAGAGTACAAGTCAACGAGTGA